From a single Paramisgurnus dabryanus chromosome 17, PD_genome_1.1, whole genome shotgun sequence genomic region:
- the LOC135761013 gene encoding TOG array regulator of axonemal microtubules protein 1 isoform X2 produces MMIYGLIPQELHQQLLDHQNYQNRTNGVEELKNILLELDLNQVTSSSITEFIQFLRKLLDDNNFKVLYGTLQIINLLIVKLEYNVDRYYKEIVSVTLKTLGDSRNVTRHEYMNVFRQLMRIVGPQRVLDLMMGQLKHKNSRVREDVLNIITAAMLTHPRKDFNIPALCLEVAPTLGDSKKKVRHAALELFAVFDYCLDTGKKQALVKAIDRAELTGEADGAMAAVQARRARHVLPRLLPDGTVEYALVLPKPGQRRLPQFGSGADLDWVLNGGKARGSRGLHAGKDSDRTCGFGAPVSLADNAAHQRRIVSAGKKKLPWEKSALPSSVRPQAQSTSNGRSPDRISSDDLTPKQHTTSSKSSLSEPLQLRSPGSTRRSLGRHRRSGSLDSDPEIFKAANLYDLQKGLSKTSGFLSSSLSMERTFSLPSNSTPPGSFLLPSYPLTSLTGSLLTPTLPRRNPADSSLSTSNTWPNKRDISPCVRRDVTGEVRSPLPPRAARSGQSSTSSVRQRPPLPASPPTSGRNLHLELSLSGARELTEEPLDREEMLKSLRSLRNSAAKKRAAVSASGSDPDPESPDSAVKLELVPDSPEETSPSVASPLSESGLSSLCSPPTPTGTKSSPVNSAAKARMTHVPSGKHVTGPEGDVSARGSQRHVSKSSSAREMSEGVIGRGVFGSVVPVGPPGVTASPEQGDSVGKSPREPPSGVYGHAFVTGHVDSAEPREEKIKMSKFAREKMRQHRLEQQQTVAGQEPVRRHLTRTLADDVDCLKGLRLHDSLSVETPSRLQPTQNPVDCFSPAHQPTPPIGPSNRNAPPRLRRTSNLTRTRPSGSHSSDEQIPGTPKKDGQDQTVLRPFSKPELSLTQSFRLIASDDWEKKIEGMNVLRSLTQYHPDVLVSRTHDVCLALIQEVRNLRSGVSRVAVVTLAEMFAALQKGMDQELEGTARALLHKAGETNTFIRQDVDKALDSMVQNCTATRSMNALLVGGLGHLNSVIRKCTAQHLTSLVEKVGAARLLSGTKDLTDRLLPAVSKLSQDSSQEARYFGRRMLLFLSSHRDFDKMLEKFVPAKDLPTIRDAIFTLKTKGLGEMPQDAPSARGRRSLQGTSSHSREPLVTNRDCGQFIISKAAVHSLADRSEYIKQMNMLLNSKDFRERIKAIDQLESDCEENPSLVISSLFPVFDALKARLQESNSKVNLRALEALQKIIFVLKDNLTQVLNILIPAIVDNHLNSKNNAIYTAALGAVQALLHNIDNSLLLQPFCSKAQYVSGKAKLDLIEKVAELVMELYPRKPQLVEQKVLPLFWHLLSSSSNSGAAHGRGGSTSVRTATAKLGKALHAHMGRSLVEYAESQNANVQSDFNELLRTISVTEDST; encoded by the exons ATGATGATTTATGGATTAATACCTCAGGAGTTACACCAACAGCTCCTGGACCACCAGAACTATCAGAATCGGACCAATGGAGTGGAGGAGTTAAAGAACATCCTGCTGGAGCTGGATCTGAACCAGGTGACCTCCAGCAGCATTACCGAATTCATCCAGTTTTTACGAAAACTTTTAGATGACAACAACTTCAAGGTCTTGTATGGCACCTTACAGATCATCAACCTGCTGATAGTGAAACTAGAGTACAACGTTGACCGATATTACAAAGAGATCGTTTCGGTCACGCTAAAAACTCTGGGCGATTCTCGTAACGTCACCCGACACGAATACATGAACGTTTTTAGGCAGCTCATGAGAATCGTGGGTCCTCAAAGAGTATTGGACCTCATGATGGGTCAGCTCAAGCACAAGAACTCCAGGGTTCGAGAGGACGTGCTTAACATCATCACGGCAGCCATGCTCACACACCCCCGGAAGGACTTCAACATCCCCGCTTTGTGTTTAGAAGTGGCTCCCACCCTTGGAGACAGCAAGAAGAAAGTACGTCATGCCGCCCTGGAGCTTTTCGCCGTGTTTGACTATTGTCTCGACACAGGCAAAAAGCAAGCGCTCGTGAAAGCCATCGACAGGGCGGAGCTCACAGGAGAGGCAGACGGCGCGATGGCAGCCGTGCAGGCCCGTAGAGCTCGTCACGTCCTCCCTCGGCTGTTGCCCGACGGCACGGTGGAATACGCTCTCGTCCTTCCCAAACCCGGACAGAGACGTTTGCCTCAGTTCGGCTCCGGGGCCGATCTTGACTGGGTTTTGAATGGAGGCAAAGCTCGTGGTTCGCGTGGCCTTCACGCTGGCAAAGACTCTGATCGGACGTGTGGCTTCGGCGCTCCGGTGTCCCTCGCCGATAACGCCGCTCATCAGAGGAGGATCGTGAGTGCGGGGAAAAAGAAACTGCCCTGGGAGAAGTCTGCGCTTCCTTCCTCTGTGAGGCCGCAGGCCCAGAGCACATCAAACGGAAGATCACCTGATCGG ATAAGCAGTGATGATCTGACACCCAAACAGCACACAACCTCCAGTAAATCCA GTTTATCAGAACCTTTGCAGCTTCGATCTCCAGGCAGCACACGCCGCTCATTGGGTCGACATCGCCGCAGTGGAAGTTTAGACTCCGATCCAGAGATTTTCAAAGCGGCGAATCTCTACGATCTTCAGAAAG GTTTGTCCAAGACGAGTGGTTTTCTGTCTAGTAGCCTCAGTATGGAGCGAACTTTCTCACTACCCTCCAACTCGACACCACCGGGGTCTTTCCTGTTACCCTCGTACCCACTGACCTCACTGACGGGGAGTCTGCTGACCCCGACCTTACCTCGCCGAAATCCTGCCGACTCCTCGCTCTCTACATCTAACACCTGGCCTAACAAACGGGACATCAGCCCGTGTGTCAGGAGGGACGTCACAG GTGAGGTGAGGTCTCCGCTGCCTCCTCGTGCAGCACGATCCGGTCAGTCATCGACCTCTTCCGTCCGTCAGAGACCCCCGTTGCCCGCCTCCCCTCCAACCTCAGGTAGAAACCTGCATCTGGAGCTGTCTCTCAGCGGAGCACGAGAGCTCACAGAGGAGCCGCTCGACAGGGAGGAG ATGCTGAAGTCTCTGCGCTCGCTGCGGAACAGCGCCGCTAAAAAACGGGCAGCGGTCAGTGCGAGCGGCTCCGACCCAGATCCCGAAAGTCCCGACTCGGCCGTTAAACTGGAGCTGGTTCCTGATTCTCCGGAAGAGACGTCCCCGTCCGTGGCCAGTCCTTTGAGTGAAAGCGGCTTGAGCAGCCTCTGCTCGCCCCCGACGCCCACCGGCACCAAGAGCAG CCCTGTGAACTCTGCTGCAAAAGCACGTATGACACACGTGCCCTCAGGGAAACATGTGACAGGGCCTGAAGGAGACGTCAGCGCTCGAG GATCTCAGCGGCATGTGTCAAAGTCAAGCAGCGCACGTGAGATGTCAGAGGGGGTAATTGGACGAG GAGTGTTCGGTTCTGTTGTTCCTGTCGGTCCCCCCGGTGTGACGGCATCTCCTGAGCAGGGCGATTCGGTTGGCAAATCCCCCCGTGAGCCCCCGTCAGGGGTTTACGGCCACGCATTTGTCACCGGCCACGTGGACAGCGCTGAACCACGGGAG GAGAAGATCAAAATGTCCAAGTTCGCTCGTGAGAAGATGCGGCAGCATCGTCTAGAGCAGCAGCAAACTGTAGCCGGTCAGGAACCAGTGAGACGACATCTGACGCGCACCCTCGCTGATGATGTCGACTGTTTGAAAG GCTTGAGGCTACACGATTCGCTCTCGGTCGAGACTCCCTCCAGGCTGCAACCTACCCAAAATCCAGTTGActgttttagccccgcccaTCAGCCCACCCCCCCTATAGGCCCATCTAATAGAAACGCGCCGCCACGGCTCAGGCGAACTTCTAATCTGACCCGGACCCGACCTTCAGGCTCACACAGCTCTG ATGAGCAGATTCCTGGGACTCCTAAAAAAGATGGTCAGGATCAGACAGTCCTGCGACCGTTCTCTAAACCTGAGCTGTCTCTCACTCAGAGCTTCAGATTGATCGCCTCAGATGACTG GGAAAAGAAGATCGAGGGAATGAACGTCCTGCGTAGTTTGACTCAGTATCATCCTGATGTTCTTGTGAGCAGAACTCATGATGTTTGTCTCGCGCTCATTCAGGAG GTTCGTAACCTGCGCTCGGGAGTGTCTCGTGTCGCCGTGGTGACGTTAGCCGAGATGTTCGCCGCTCTACAGAAAGGAATGGACCAGGAGCTTGAGGGGACCGCCAGAGCTCTGCTCCATAAAGCCGGAGAAACCAACACGTTCATCAGACAGGACGTGGATAAGGCGCTGGACAGTATGGTGCAGAACTGCACGGCCACACGCAGCATGAACGCGCTGCTCGTCGGAGGACTCgg CCACTTGAACTCAGTGATTCGTAAATGCACCGCTCAACATTTGACCTCTCTGGTGGAGAAGGTCGGAGCCGCCCGCTTGCTGTCTGGAACTAAAGATCTCACCGACCGTCTGCTGCCTGCCGTCTCTAAGCTGTCGCAGGATTCATCTCAAGAGGCCAG GTACTTTGGCCGGCGGATGCTGCTGTTTTTATCTTCTCATCGTGACTTTGATAAAATGTTGGAGAAGTTTGTCCCTGCTAAAGATCTGCCTACTATCAGAGACGCCATCTTCACTCTTAAGACTAAG GGTTTGGGTGAGATGCCTCAGGACGCCCCATCAGCACGAGGCCGACGCTCTCTCCAAGGCACCTCGTCCCACTCACGGGAACCTCTTGTGACTAACAG AGACTGCGGTCAGTTCATCATCAGTAAAGCAGCCGTCCACAGCCTTGCAGACAGAAGTGAATACATCAAACAGATGAACATGCTGCTGAACTCCAAGGATTTCAGAGAGCGAATCAAAGCCATCGATCAGTTGGAGTCAGATTGTGAAGAGAACCCATCTCTGGTCATCAGCAGTTTGTTCCCG GTTTTTGATGCTCTGAAGGCCCGTCTGCAGGAGTCCAACAGTAAAGTCAACCTGCGGGCGCTGGAAGCTTTACAGAAGATCATCTTTGTGCTGAAAGACAACCTCACGCAAGTGCTCAATATTCTCATTCCAGCTATAGTGGACAATCATCTCAACTCGAAAAACAACGCCATATACACAGCAGCGCTGGGGGCCGTCCAGGCGCTCCTCCATAATATCG ATAACAGTCTTCTCCTGCAACCCTTCTGCTCAAAGGCTCAGTATGTGAGCGGGAAAGCCAAGCTGGATCTTATTGAGAAGGTGGCAG AGCTGGTGATGGAGCTGTACCCACGCAAACCTCAGCTGGTGGAGCAGAAGGTTCTTCCTCTCTTCTGGCATCTGCTCAGTTCCTCCAGTAACAGCGGAGCCGCTCACGGCCGCGGCGGCAGCACCAGCGTCCGGACGGCCACCGCTAAACTGGGCAAAGCCTTGCACGCGCACATGGGCCGATCGCTGGTGGAATACGCCGAGTCGCAGAACGCAAACGTTCAAAGCGACTTCAATGAGCTCCTGAGGACCATCTCTGTAACAGAGGATTCCACTTGA
- the LOC135761013 gene encoding TOG array regulator of axonemal microtubules protein 1 isoform X1, whose amino-acid sequence MMIYGLIPQELHQQLLDHQNYQNRTNGVEELKNILLELDLNQVTSSSITEFIQFLRKLLDDNNFKVLYGTLQIINLLIVKLEYNVDRYYKEIVSVTLKTLGDSRNVTRHEYMNVFRQLMRIVGPQRVLDLMMGQLKHKNSRVREDVLNIITAAMLTHPRKDFNIPALCLEVAPTLGDSKKKVRHAALELFAVFDYCLDTGKKQALVKAIDRAELTGEADGAMAAVQARRARHVLPRLLPDGTVEYALVLPKPGQRRLPQFGSGADLDWVLNGGKARGSRGLHAGKDSDRTCGFGAPVSLADNAAHQRRIVSAGKKKLPWEKSALPSSVRPQAQSTSNGRSPDRISSDDLTPKQHTTSSKSSLSEPLQLRSPGSTRRSLGRHRRSGSLDSDPEIFKAANLYDLQKGLSKTSGFLSSSLSMERTFSLPSNSTPPGSFLLPSYPLTSLTGSLLTPTLPRRNPADSSLSTSNTWPNKRDISPCVRRDVTGEVRSPLPPRAARSGQSSTSSVRQRPPLPASPPTSGRNLHLELSLSGARELTEEPLDREEMLKSLRSLRNSAAKKRAAVSASGSDPDPESPDSAVKLELVPDSPEETSPSVASPLSESGLSSLCSPPTPTGTKSSPVNSAAKARMTHVPSGKHVTGPEGDVSARGSQRHVSKSSSAREMSEGVIGRGVFGSVVPVGPPGVTASPEQGDSVGKSPREPPSGVYGHAFVTGHVDSAEPREEKIKMSKFAREKMRQHRLEQQQTVAGQEPVRRHLTRTLADDVDCLKGLRLHDSLSVETPSRLQPTQNPVDCFSPAHQPTPPIGPSNRNAPPRLRRTSNLTRTRPSGSHSSDEQIPGTPKKDGQDQTVLRPFSKPELSLTQSFRLIASDDWEKKIEGMNVLRSLTQYHPDVLVSRTHDVCLALIQEVRNLRSGVSRVAVVTLAEMFAALQKGMDQELEGTARALLHKAGETNTFIRQDVDKALDSMVQNCTATRSMNALLVGGLGHLNSVIRKCTAQHLTSLVEKVGAARLLSGTKDLTDRLLPAVSKLSQDSSQEARYFGRRMLLFLSSHRDFDKMLEKFVPAKDLPTIRDAIFTLKTKGLGEMPQDAPSARGRRSLQGTSSHSREPLVTNSRDCGQFIISKAAVHSLADRSEYIKQMNMLLNSKDFRERIKAIDQLESDCEENPSLVISSLFPVFDALKARLQESNSKVNLRALEALQKIIFVLKDNLTQVLNILIPAIVDNHLNSKNNAIYTAALGAVQALLHNIDNSLLLQPFCSKAQYVSGKAKLDLIEKVAELVMELYPRKPQLVEQKVLPLFWHLLSSSSNSGAAHGRGGSTSVRTATAKLGKALHAHMGRSLVEYAESQNANVQSDFNELLRTISVTEDST is encoded by the exons ATGATGATTTATGGATTAATACCTCAGGAGTTACACCAACAGCTCCTGGACCACCAGAACTATCAGAATCGGACCAATGGAGTGGAGGAGTTAAAGAACATCCTGCTGGAGCTGGATCTGAACCAGGTGACCTCCAGCAGCATTACCGAATTCATCCAGTTTTTACGAAAACTTTTAGATGACAACAACTTCAAGGTCTTGTATGGCACCTTACAGATCATCAACCTGCTGATAGTGAAACTAGAGTACAACGTTGACCGATATTACAAAGAGATCGTTTCGGTCACGCTAAAAACTCTGGGCGATTCTCGTAACGTCACCCGACACGAATACATGAACGTTTTTAGGCAGCTCATGAGAATCGTGGGTCCTCAAAGAGTATTGGACCTCATGATGGGTCAGCTCAAGCACAAGAACTCCAGGGTTCGAGAGGACGTGCTTAACATCATCACGGCAGCCATGCTCACACACCCCCGGAAGGACTTCAACATCCCCGCTTTGTGTTTAGAAGTGGCTCCCACCCTTGGAGACAGCAAGAAGAAAGTACGTCATGCCGCCCTGGAGCTTTTCGCCGTGTTTGACTATTGTCTCGACACAGGCAAAAAGCAAGCGCTCGTGAAAGCCATCGACAGGGCGGAGCTCACAGGAGAGGCAGACGGCGCGATGGCAGCCGTGCAGGCCCGTAGAGCTCGTCACGTCCTCCCTCGGCTGTTGCCCGACGGCACGGTGGAATACGCTCTCGTCCTTCCCAAACCCGGACAGAGACGTTTGCCTCAGTTCGGCTCCGGGGCCGATCTTGACTGGGTTTTGAATGGAGGCAAAGCTCGTGGTTCGCGTGGCCTTCACGCTGGCAAAGACTCTGATCGGACGTGTGGCTTCGGCGCTCCGGTGTCCCTCGCCGATAACGCCGCTCATCAGAGGAGGATCGTGAGTGCGGGGAAAAAGAAACTGCCCTGGGAGAAGTCTGCGCTTCCTTCCTCTGTGAGGCCGCAGGCCCAGAGCACATCAAACGGAAGATCACCTGATCGG ATAAGCAGTGATGATCTGACACCCAAACAGCACACAACCTCCAGTAAATCCA GTTTATCAGAACCTTTGCAGCTTCGATCTCCAGGCAGCACACGCCGCTCATTGGGTCGACATCGCCGCAGTGGAAGTTTAGACTCCGATCCAGAGATTTTCAAAGCGGCGAATCTCTACGATCTTCAGAAAG GTTTGTCCAAGACGAGTGGTTTTCTGTCTAGTAGCCTCAGTATGGAGCGAACTTTCTCACTACCCTCCAACTCGACACCACCGGGGTCTTTCCTGTTACCCTCGTACCCACTGACCTCACTGACGGGGAGTCTGCTGACCCCGACCTTACCTCGCCGAAATCCTGCCGACTCCTCGCTCTCTACATCTAACACCTGGCCTAACAAACGGGACATCAGCCCGTGTGTCAGGAGGGACGTCACAG GTGAGGTGAGGTCTCCGCTGCCTCCTCGTGCAGCACGATCCGGTCAGTCATCGACCTCTTCCGTCCGTCAGAGACCCCCGTTGCCCGCCTCCCCTCCAACCTCAGGTAGAAACCTGCATCTGGAGCTGTCTCTCAGCGGAGCACGAGAGCTCACAGAGGAGCCGCTCGACAGGGAGGAG ATGCTGAAGTCTCTGCGCTCGCTGCGGAACAGCGCCGCTAAAAAACGGGCAGCGGTCAGTGCGAGCGGCTCCGACCCAGATCCCGAAAGTCCCGACTCGGCCGTTAAACTGGAGCTGGTTCCTGATTCTCCGGAAGAGACGTCCCCGTCCGTGGCCAGTCCTTTGAGTGAAAGCGGCTTGAGCAGCCTCTGCTCGCCCCCGACGCCCACCGGCACCAAGAGCAG CCCTGTGAACTCTGCTGCAAAAGCACGTATGACACACGTGCCCTCAGGGAAACATGTGACAGGGCCTGAAGGAGACGTCAGCGCTCGAG GATCTCAGCGGCATGTGTCAAAGTCAAGCAGCGCACGTGAGATGTCAGAGGGGGTAATTGGACGAG GAGTGTTCGGTTCTGTTGTTCCTGTCGGTCCCCCCGGTGTGACGGCATCTCCTGAGCAGGGCGATTCGGTTGGCAAATCCCCCCGTGAGCCCCCGTCAGGGGTTTACGGCCACGCATTTGTCACCGGCCACGTGGACAGCGCTGAACCACGGGAG GAGAAGATCAAAATGTCCAAGTTCGCTCGTGAGAAGATGCGGCAGCATCGTCTAGAGCAGCAGCAAACTGTAGCCGGTCAGGAACCAGTGAGACGACATCTGACGCGCACCCTCGCTGATGATGTCGACTGTTTGAAAG GCTTGAGGCTACACGATTCGCTCTCGGTCGAGACTCCCTCCAGGCTGCAACCTACCCAAAATCCAGTTGActgttttagccccgcccaTCAGCCCACCCCCCCTATAGGCCCATCTAATAGAAACGCGCCGCCACGGCTCAGGCGAACTTCTAATCTGACCCGGACCCGACCTTCAGGCTCACACAGCTCTG ATGAGCAGATTCCTGGGACTCCTAAAAAAGATGGTCAGGATCAGACAGTCCTGCGACCGTTCTCTAAACCTGAGCTGTCTCTCACTCAGAGCTTCAGATTGATCGCCTCAGATGACTG GGAAAAGAAGATCGAGGGAATGAACGTCCTGCGTAGTTTGACTCAGTATCATCCTGATGTTCTTGTGAGCAGAACTCATGATGTTTGTCTCGCGCTCATTCAGGAG GTTCGTAACCTGCGCTCGGGAGTGTCTCGTGTCGCCGTGGTGACGTTAGCCGAGATGTTCGCCGCTCTACAGAAAGGAATGGACCAGGAGCTTGAGGGGACCGCCAGAGCTCTGCTCCATAAAGCCGGAGAAACCAACACGTTCATCAGACAGGACGTGGATAAGGCGCTGGACAGTATGGTGCAGAACTGCACGGCCACACGCAGCATGAACGCGCTGCTCGTCGGAGGACTCgg CCACTTGAACTCAGTGATTCGTAAATGCACCGCTCAACATTTGACCTCTCTGGTGGAGAAGGTCGGAGCCGCCCGCTTGCTGTCTGGAACTAAAGATCTCACCGACCGTCTGCTGCCTGCCGTCTCTAAGCTGTCGCAGGATTCATCTCAAGAGGCCAG GTACTTTGGCCGGCGGATGCTGCTGTTTTTATCTTCTCATCGTGACTTTGATAAAATGTTGGAGAAGTTTGTCCCTGCTAAAGATCTGCCTACTATCAGAGACGCCATCTTCACTCTTAAGACTAAG GGTTTGGGTGAGATGCCTCAGGACGCCCCATCAGCACGAGGCCGACGCTCTCTCCAAGGCACCTCGTCCCACTCACGGGAACCTCTTGTGACTAACAG CAGAGACTGCGGTCAGTTCATCATCAGTAAAGCAGCCGTCCACAGCCTTGCAGACAGAAGTGAATACATCAAACAGATGAACATGCTGCTGAACTCCAAGGATTTCAGAGAGCGAATCAAAGCCATCGATCAGTTGGAGTCAGATTGTGAAGAGAACCCATCTCTGGTCATCAGCAGTTTGTTCCCG GTTTTTGATGCTCTGAAGGCCCGTCTGCAGGAGTCCAACAGTAAAGTCAACCTGCGGGCGCTGGAAGCTTTACAGAAGATCATCTTTGTGCTGAAAGACAACCTCACGCAAGTGCTCAATATTCTCATTCCAGCTATAGTGGACAATCATCTCAACTCGAAAAACAACGCCATATACACAGCAGCGCTGGGGGCCGTCCAGGCGCTCCTCCATAATATCG ATAACAGTCTTCTCCTGCAACCCTTCTGCTCAAAGGCTCAGTATGTGAGCGGGAAAGCCAAGCTGGATCTTATTGAGAAGGTGGCAG AGCTGGTGATGGAGCTGTACCCACGCAAACCTCAGCTGGTGGAGCAGAAGGTTCTTCCTCTCTTCTGGCATCTGCTCAGTTCCTCCAGTAACAGCGGAGCCGCTCACGGCCGCGGCGGCAGCACCAGCGTCCGGACGGCCACCGCTAAACTGGGCAAAGCCTTGCACGCGCACATGGGCCGATCGCTGGTGGAATACGCCGAGTCGCAGAACGCAAACGTTCAAAGCGACTTCAATGAGCTCCTGAGGACCATCTCTGTAACAGAGGATTCCACTTGA